One Salmo salar chromosome ssa01, Ssal_v3.1, whole genome shotgun sequence DNA window includes the following coding sequences:
- the LOC106572171 gene encoding sia-alpha-2,3-Gal-beta-1,4-GlcNAc-R:alpha 2,8-sialyltransferase isoform X2, whose amino-acid sequence MVRIASVLGLMMFSVALLILSLISYVSIKKDFLFMTPKYANSGGPRMYLFHAGFRHGPIPSQVRYHQDVMQPIDIRSQLAMKYLDPAFTPLTKALNEGLQENASKWRYNRTAFTEQRKEISHHIDIAHNFTLTRSSVRVGQLMHYDYSSHKYVFSIGENFKSLLPEASPIVNKHYNVCAVVGNSGILTGSRCGPEIEKFDFVFRCNFAPTEIFRRDVGRRTNLTTFNPSILEKYYNNLLTIQDRNNFFLSLKKLDRAILWIPAFFFHTSATVTRTLVDFFVEHRGQLKVQLAWPGNIMQYWKTKQLSPKRLSTGILMYTLASSMCEEIHLYGFWPFGWDPNTGKELPYHYYDKKGTKFTTKWQESHQLPAEFKLLYRMHTEGLIKLTLSHCA is encoded by the exons ATGGTCCGCATAGCGAGCGTCCTGGGTTTGATGATGTTCAGTGTCGCTCTGCTCATACTCTCATTGATCAGCTACGTGTCAATAAAAAAAGATTTTCTCTTCATGACACCCAAATATGCAAATTCAGGTGGGCCTCGGATGTATCTGTTCCATGCGGGATTTCG CCACGGTCCAATCCCTTCACAAGTACGATACCATCAGGACGTCATGCAACCAATTGACATCAG GTCTCAGCTGGCTATGAAGTACCTGGACCCGGCTTTCACccctctgaccaaggccctgaaCGAGGGCCTGCAGGAGAACGCCTCCAAATGGCGCTATAACAGAACAGCGTTCACAGAACAGAG AAAAGAGATCTCTCATCACATCGACATCGCCCACAACTTCACCCTGACCCGGAGCAGCGTGCGCGTGGGTCAGCTGATGCACTACGACTACTCCAGCCACAAGTACGTGTTCTCTATCGGTGAGAACTTCAAGTCCCTGCTTCCCGAGGCCTCCCCCATCGTCAACAAGCACTACAATGTGTGTGCCGTGGTGGGGAACAGCGGCATCCTCACAGGGAGTCGCTGCGGCCCCGAGATCGAGAAGTTTGACTTCGTCTTCCGCTGCAACTTCGCTCCCACCGAGATCTTCCGCCGGGACGTGGGGCGGAGGACGAACCTCACGACCTTTAACCCCAGCATCCTGGAGAAGTACTACAACAACCTGCTGACCATCCAAGACAGGAACAACTTCTTCCTGAGTCTGAAGAAGCTGGACAGGGCCATACTCTGGATCCCTGCCTTCTTCTTCCACACCTCGGCCACGGTGACCAGGACCCTGGTCGACTTCTTTGTGGAGCACAGAGGACAGCTGAAGGTTCAGCTGGCGTGGCCTGGCAACATCATGCA ATACTGGAAGACCAAGCAGCTGTCACCGAAGCGTCTGAGCACGGGGATCCTCATGTACACTCTGGCCTCTTCCATGTGTGAGGAGATCCACCTGTACGGCTTCTGGCCCTTTGGCTGGGACCCCAACACGGGCAAGGAGCTTCCCTACCACTACTACGACAAGAAGGGTACCAAGTTCACCACCAAGTGGCAGGAGTCCCACCAGCTGCCAGCAGAGTTCAAACTGCTCTATAGGATGCACACAGAGGGACTTATCAAACTGACACTCTCACATTGTGCCTAG
- the LOC106572171 gene encoding sia-alpha-2,3-Gal-beta-1,4-GlcNAc-R:alpha 2,8-sialyltransferase isoform X3, which yields MVRIASVLGLMMFSVALLILSLISYVSIKKDFLFMTPKYANSGGPRMYLFHAGFRSQLAMKYLDPAFTPLTKALNEGLQENASKWRYNRTAFTEQRKEISHHIDIAHNFTLTRSSVRVGQLMHYDYSSHKYVFSIGENFKSLLPEASPIVNKHYNVCAVVGNSGILTGSRCGPEIEKFDFVFRCNFAPTEIFRRDVGRRTNLTTFNPSILEKYYNNLLTIQDRNNFFLSLKKLDRAILWIPAFFFHTSATVTRTLVDFFVEHRGQLKVQLAWPGNIMQYVNRYWKTKQLSPKRLSTGILMYTLASSMCEEIHLYGFWPFGWDPNTGKELPYHYYDKKGTKFTTKWQESHQLPAEFKLLYRMHTEGLIKLTLSHCA from the exons ATGGTCCGCATAGCGAGCGTCCTGGGTTTGATGATGTTCAGTGTCGCTCTGCTCATACTCTCATTGATCAGCTACGTGTCAATAAAAAAAGATTTTCTCTTCATGACACCCAAATATGCAAATTCAGGTGGGCCTCGGATGTATCTGTTCCATGCGGGATTTCG GTCTCAGCTGGCTATGAAGTACCTGGACCCGGCTTTCACccctctgaccaaggccctgaaCGAGGGCCTGCAGGAGAACGCCTCCAAATGGCGCTATAACAGAACAGCGTTCACAGAACAGAG AAAAGAGATCTCTCATCACATCGACATCGCCCACAACTTCACCCTGACCCGGAGCAGCGTGCGCGTGGGTCAGCTGATGCACTACGACTACTCCAGCCACAAGTACGTGTTCTCTATCGGTGAGAACTTCAAGTCCCTGCTTCCCGAGGCCTCCCCCATCGTCAACAAGCACTACAATGTGTGTGCCGTGGTGGGGAACAGCGGCATCCTCACAGGGAGTCGCTGCGGCCCCGAGATCGAGAAGTTTGACTTCGTCTTCCGCTGCAACTTCGCTCCCACCGAGATCTTCCGCCGGGACGTGGGGCGGAGGACGAACCTCACGACCTTTAACCCCAGCATCCTGGAGAAGTACTACAACAACCTGCTGACCATCCAAGACAGGAACAACTTCTTCCTGAGTCTGAAGAAGCTGGACAGGGCCATACTCTGGATCCCTGCCTTCTTCTTCCACACCTCGGCCACGGTGACCAGGACCCTGGTCGACTTCTTTGTGGAGCACAGAGGACAGCTGAAGGTTCAGCTGGCGTGGCCTGGCAACATCATGCAGTACGTCAACAG ATACTGGAAGACCAAGCAGCTGTCACCGAAGCGTCTGAGCACGGGGATCCTCATGTACACTCTGGCCTCTTCCATGTGTGAGGAGATCCACCTGTACGGCTTCTGGCCCTTTGGCTGGGACCCCAACACGGGCAAGGAGCTTCCCTACCACTACTACGACAAGAAGGGTACCAAGTTCACCACCAAGTGGCAGGAGTCCCACCAGCTGCCAGCAGAGTTCAAACTGCTCTATAGGATGCACACAGAGGGACTTATCAAACTGACACTCTCACATTGTGCCTAG
- the LOC106572171 gene encoding sia-alpha-2,3-Gal-beta-1,4-GlcNAc-R:alpha 2,8-sialyltransferase isoform X1: MVRIASVLGLMMFSVALLILSLISYVSIKKDFLFMTPKYANSGGPRMYLFHAGFRHGPIPSQVRYHQDVMQPIDIRSQLAMKYLDPAFTPLTKALNEGLQENASKWRYNRTAFTEQRKEISHHIDIAHNFTLTRSSVRVGQLMHYDYSSHKYVFSIGENFKSLLPEASPIVNKHYNVCAVVGNSGILTGSRCGPEIEKFDFVFRCNFAPTEIFRRDVGRRTNLTTFNPSILEKYYNNLLTIQDRNNFFLSLKKLDRAILWIPAFFFHTSATVTRTLVDFFVEHRGQLKVQLAWPGNIMQYVNRYWKTKQLSPKRLSTGILMYTLASSMCEEIHLYGFWPFGWDPNTGKELPYHYYDKKGTKFTTKWQESHQLPAEFKLLYRMHTEGLIKLTLSHCA, encoded by the exons ATGGTCCGCATAGCGAGCGTCCTGGGTTTGATGATGTTCAGTGTCGCTCTGCTCATACTCTCATTGATCAGCTACGTGTCAATAAAAAAAGATTTTCTCTTCATGACACCCAAATATGCAAATTCAGGTGGGCCTCGGATGTATCTGTTCCATGCGGGATTTCG CCACGGTCCAATCCCTTCACAAGTACGATACCATCAGGACGTCATGCAACCAATTGACATCAG GTCTCAGCTGGCTATGAAGTACCTGGACCCGGCTTTCACccctctgaccaaggccctgaaCGAGGGCCTGCAGGAGAACGCCTCCAAATGGCGCTATAACAGAACAGCGTTCACAGAACAGAG AAAAGAGATCTCTCATCACATCGACATCGCCCACAACTTCACCCTGACCCGGAGCAGCGTGCGCGTGGGTCAGCTGATGCACTACGACTACTCCAGCCACAAGTACGTGTTCTCTATCGGTGAGAACTTCAAGTCCCTGCTTCCCGAGGCCTCCCCCATCGTCAACAAGCACTACAATGTGTGTGCCGTGGTGGGGAACAGCGGCATCCTCACAGGGAGTCGCTGCGGCCCCGAGATCGAGAAGTTTGACTTCGTCTTCCGCTGCAACTTCGCTCCCACCGAGATCTTCCGCCGGGACGTGGGGCGGAGGACGAACCTCACGACCTTTAACCCCAGCATCCTGGAGAAGTACTACAACAACCTGCTGACCATCCAAGACAGGAACAACTTCTTCCTGAGTCTGAAGAAGCTGGACAGGGCCATACTCTGGATCCCTGCCTTCTTCTTCCACACCTCGGCCACGGTGACCAGGACCCTGGTCGACTTCTTTGTGGAGCACAGAGGACAGCTGAAGGTTCAGCTGGCGTGGCCTGGCAACATCATGCAGTACGTCAACAG ATACTGGAAGACCAAGCAGCTGTCACCGAAGCGTCTGAGCACGGGGATCCTCATGTACACTCTGGCCTCTTCCATGTGTGAGGAGATCCACCTGTACGGCTTCTGGCCCTTTGGCTGGGACCCCAACACGGGCAAGGAGCTTCCCTACCACTACTACGACAAGAAGGGTACCAAGTTCACCACCAAGTGGCAGGAGTCCCACCAGCTGCCAGCAGAGTTCAAACTGCTCTATAGGATGCACACAGAGGGACTTATCAAACTGACACTCTCACATTGTGCCTAG